The genomic stretch CGGCCAGTTCGTGCAGGCCGAACTCGTGCTTCATCACTTCGAGCTCACCGGGACCGGGATCTTTCAACGCGACCCAGACGAAGCACTCCCGTTTGGCGACATACACGCTGATGTCGTCGATCTCGATGTCGGCCAGTTTGCGGCCATCCTGGTACGCGGCGCAATTGATCAGCATGTTTGAATACCTTGGATTCGAATCGGCTTTGCGGCTTACAGATCGTCAGTTGAATGGGCGGTCCGACGTCTCCTGCGGGACCGTCATGCAAAGCCGCGCAGCGCGCGGTGTCAAGATGTTACGTGGAGTTGGGCCGCCTCGCTGTGTCGAATTGTGAACGACGCAGCCAGCGTGGCCGCTCCGTTCCGTCAACTGGCGACGCGCCGCAACACGATGCGATGATCGTCGTTGAACGACACGCTTGCGCGATTCGAGTAGCGGGGATCGGACGTGACGATGAAGTCGATCTCGACGACGGGATCGAACTGCGTCGATACGCCGATGCGATGCGTGCCGGGCACAAGCCAAAAGACGATGTGCTCGCCGTTCGTGATGTCCGCTACCCGTTCGCCGTCGCGATAGACGAGGGCATCGCGGAAACGCACGATGACGCTGTCGGTGCGCTCGCGGCGCAGGCACACGGCCACCTTGTCTTCGCCGCGCTGCGTATCGGCTGGTTTGACGATTCGCTCGGCGGAAACCTCCCTGAACGGCGCCTTCCCGGCAGGTGTGAAAGCGCACGCGGCGACGAGTGCGGCACCCGCGAGCGCTGCTGCAAAGACGGCGACAGTTGCCCGCGTCGCAAGGCTTGCGGGCGTATCACGATTCGTCTCCCCGTCGCATCATGCATGGTCCCCGCATCATGGTCCTCTTTACTGTGCCCACACGCCGCGAGGCAGCGCCTTGCTTGTTTGCACACCTGGCGTAGCCTGCGGGACATCATGCGTCCAGCGTCCGGAACGGCTTCAGAACTCGCGCCTGCGTGCCATCGAAGTCTGCACGTTGCGTGTCACGACGGTCAGGTTGTCGATCCATGCCGTCGCAGCGATCAGCTTGGTCAGCGCGCGACCGCGCTCGGTGACGGCGTCTTCGCCGACATCCGGCATGCTCATCAGCCACGATGCAAAGCTGGGCTTCCTGGGCTGTACGAGCACCTGCGCCAGGACTCCCGAGGCTCTGCTTCGACACTGCACCCATGTGCCGTGGCCTGCTCGCGCAGGCTCTGCACCCGAGCATCGTCCCGACCCCGAACCAGAAGATTTGACATGTGATAGCACATAATATCGCTGCGATTCGCGGCGTCAATCGGCCGGATCGCATAGGTGTTGCGACCGGTCGTCATCACGTTCAAGATCGATGCAGGCGGCGCTCGCCGCCCAACTTCCACACTGGGGATCCATCGACGTGACGCATCTGGTGTTTATCTGTGGCCACGCGGGCACAGGCAAGACGACGCTCGCCAAACGGCTGATCGGCCCGCTGATGAAGGCGACGGGCGAAGCCTGCTGCCTGCTCGACAAGGACACGCTGTATGGCGTCTACAGCGCGGCCGCGATCGGCGCGTTGACGGGCGATCCGAACGATCGCGACAGCCCGCTCTTTCTGCAGCACTTTCGCGACCCGGAGTATCGAGGGCTCTTCGATACGGCCGCGGAGAATCTGCGGCTCGGCATCGGCGTGATCGCCGTCGGCCCGCTATCGCGCGAAGTGCGCGAGCGGCGGCTTTTCGATCATGTGTGGCTCGGCGTGCCGAAGGACGCGAAAATCAGCGTCGTCTGGGTCTCGACATCGGAAGAGACGGCGCGCGAACGCATCGCTGCGCGCGGCAATCCGAACGACGCCTACAAGCTCGCGCATTGGGAGGACTACCGGCAGCGCCGCTTCGTACCGGCGGCCCGCGAGCGCGAAGGCCTGCTGATGTTCGACAACACGTCGCCTACGCCCGCCGATTTCGACACGTTGCTCGCCGAAATCGTGCGGTCGCCGCAATCGCCCGGCGTCATGCTGCCGCCGATGCCCGTATGAACGCGCCGCGCATCGGATCGAACAACGCCGCCAACACGAAACGGGCGTCGACCAGGAAGGCAGGAAGCCCGTTTCGCTATTGACGCACACCGCTCTCTACGGAGCCTCGATCATCCCAGTTGGCCCTCGGTCCGGCCGCTCCTGCGCAAAATCAGACGGTCGCCATCGCTTCCAGCGCGCTGCCTTCGTACAACTGGCCGAAGCGGTTCGCGAGGAAATCGCGCAGCGACACCTGCTCCTGACGCACGAAACCGCGTTGCGGCAGCTTCTTCTCGCGGAACAGGTCCAGCACCGCGCACATCGCGCCTGCCGTCGTGATCTGGATCGCGCTCATCGGCACGCCACAGACGGTCTTTGCGAAGATCTTGCGCGTGAAGACTTCCTGCACCAGCTGGCCGTCACGCATACCCGTGACGGTGATGAAGACCAGCACGACGTCCTGCGCCGTCGACGGCACCGAGCGGCGCATGATTGTCTTCAGCGTGTCGCGGTCGGTGGCGAGGCGCAGGTCTTCGAGCAGGAACTGCATCAGCTCGCGGTGGCCGGGATAGCGCACCGACTTGTAGTCGAGCGTCTCGACGCGGCCCGACAGTGTCTCGCACAACGTGCCCAGACCGCCCGACGTATTGAATGCCTCGTACTCGATACCGTCCAGCGAGAAGTGCTCGAGTCCTTCGAGCGGCTGCACCCATTGCGTGCGGCCATCGCGAATCGCCTCGCAGGGCTGGCAATACTCGTTGATGAGACCGTCGACGCTCCACGTGAGGTTGTATTTCAACGCGTTGGTCGGGAACTCGGGCAGCGCACCGACGCGCATCTTCACGTCGCGGATTTCGCTGAAGCGGTTCGCGAGTTCATGTGCGGCGATGCCGATGAAACCCGGCGCGAGACCGCATTGCGGCATGAAGGCATGCTCGGCGCTGTCGGCGATGGCGCGAATTGCGTGGGTGGCGCGCACGTCTTCCGTCAGATCAAAGTAATGCACGCCCGCACCTTTCGCCGCCGATGCGACGCTCACGGCCAGGTAGTAAGGCAGCGCATTGACAAGCGCATCGAAGCTCTGGATTTCGGCGCGCAATGCCGCGGCATCGGCGGAATCGACGCGGCGCGTCGGAATGCCTTGCGCGGCCAGCTTGTCGAGCGCGTGCTGATCGCGGTCCATCGCAACCACTTCGTAGTCGCCCGTCTCCCGCAGCATGTGTGCGATGGTGTGACCGATCAGACCTGCGCCTACGATGGCAACTTTCATGCGCTTCTCCTTTGTTCTCATCTGGTGAATGTCGGTGCGCCGCGGTGAACCCGCGGCGAACCTCTACACAGAAGTTTAGGGAGAAGGCGAGTCGGTTTATAGGCGCAAAGTGCTGCGCTATGACCACGATTTTCGTCTAAACGACGTATCGCTCCGACGATTCGTCGAGACGGCACAAAACCGCGTCCAGGAGACCCGCATCGCTGCCGCGAATTAGCGCCCCATCACGTCATGCCACGATCGATCTTGCGCGACAGGATGATCGACGTCGTGGTGCGTTCGACGCCCGCCAGTCCACCAATCTGATCGAGCAGATCGTTGAGACGCTCGGGCGAATCGGCGCGCAGCCAGGCGACGTAATCGAACTCGCCGCTCACCGCGCACAACAGTTGCACTTCGGGCATCCGGTTGAGCTTCTTCAGGACATCCGGGCCATACTTCGGCGCGATGATGATGCCCACGTACGCGTGCATGCTCGCGTCGAGCACGTCCTGCCCGAGCCGCACGCTGTAACCCGCAATCACATGGGTCTTTTCCAGCCGCGCGATGCGCGCGATCACGGTCGTGCGCGCGACACCCAGTTGCCGCGCGAGATTCGCGACGCTTTCGCGCGCATTGGCTTGCAACAGCGCAACGAGGTTGCGATCGAGTTCGTCGAGTTGATCGAGGCGCGGTGGTCTCATCGTTTGCAGATCAAAGGTGGAGTTTGAAAGTGAAAGCCCGCCCGATGTGACGAGCCGATGACGCGGATTATGCGCCCTGCCCGTGCATGTGCGAATACATGCAGCTTGCACATATTGAGCCAGCGCGCGTCGTCGCGTGGATCAGCAACGTTACACGCCGAAGCGCTCGATCACGAAGTCGATGAACGTGGTGAGCTTCGGCGTCGGTTGGCGGTCGCGCGGATAGATCAGATGCACAGGCGCGCCCTCCGGCAGATAGTCTTCGAGCACGGACACGAGCTCACCTCGCCCGATCTCCCGGGCGAGTAGCGCTTCCGGTTGCAGCACGAGACCGAAGCCGCGCAGTGCTGCCATCTTCAGCGCCTGTCCGTTGTTCGCGCGAAAGCGGCCCGGGCGCAACTGATAGTCCGCCTCGGCATCGCCGCCGAGTCGCCACAGCCCTTCGCGTCCCCAATGCAGAAAGCCGAGGCATTCGTGATGAACGAGATCGGCAGGCGTCGCCGGCGTGCCCATGCGTTGCAGATACGAGGGCGACGCGCACGCAC from Paraburkholderia phymatum STM815 encodes the following:
- a CDS encoding ATP-binding protein, translating into MTHLVFICGHAGTGKTTLAKRLIGPLMKATGEACCLLDKDTLYGVYSAAAIGALTGDPNDRDSPLFLQHFRDPEYRGLFDTAAENLRLGIGVIAVGPLSREVRERRLFDHVWLGVPKDAKISVVWVSTSEETARERIAARGNPNDAYKLAHWEDYRQRRFVPAAREREGLLMFDNTSPTPADFDTLLAEIVRSPQSPGVMLPPMPV
- a CDS encoding saccharopine dehydrogenase family protein encodes the protein MKVAIVGAGLIGHTIAHMLRETGDYEVVAMDRDQHALDKLAAQGIPTRRVDSADAAALRAEIQSFDALVNALPYYLAVSVASAAKGAGVHYFDLTEDVRATHAIRAIADSAEHAFMPQCGLAPGFIGIAAHELANRFSEIRDVKMRVGALPEFPTNALKYNLTWSVDGLINEYCQPCEAIRDGRTQWVQPLEGLEHFSLDGIEYEAFNTSGGLGTLCETLSGRVETLDYKSVRYPGHRELMQFLLEDLRLATDRDTLKTIMRRSVPSTAQDVVLVFITVTGMRDGQLVQEVFTRKIFAKTVCGVPMSAIQITTAGAMCAVLDLFREKKLPQRGFVRQEQVSLRDFLANRFGQLYEGSALEAMATV
- a CDS encoding Lrp/AsnC family transcriptional regulator, yielding MRPPRLDQLDELDRNLVALLQANARESVANLARQLGVARTTVIARIARLEKTHVIAGYSVRLGQDVLDASMHAYVGIIIAPKYGPDVLKKLNRMPEVQLLCAVSGEFDYVAWLRADSPERLNDLLDQIGGLAGVERTTTSIILSRKIDRGMT